The Verrucomicrobiota bacterium genome includes the window CCCAACAAACCGAAGACGCCATCACTTATGAAGTGCGGCAAGCCCGCATTCAACTCCAGGATGCCTGGCAGCGTCTGGTGGTGGCGGAACGGGCCGAAAAAAGCGCGCGCCGCAACCTCGAGGTCGCCTCCGACCTCTGGCGGAGCGGACTGTCACGCCATTCGGACGTGCTCGATGCCCATGCCCAACTGACCGATACGCAATATGAGATCATTGCCGCGCGAGCCGATGTGGAACTCGCCCGGGCGGCGGTGGATCATGCCGCCGGTCGCTTGAATACCACCCTACGTTAACCCACCACCAACGACCGCATGACTCTCCCCGCCACCACCTCACCCGTCATCGAGGTGCATGAATTGACCAAACGGTTTAGCCAATTCACAGCGGTGGACCGCGTATCGTTCACGGTGCGGCGCGGTGAAATTTTTGGATTCCTGGGACCAAACGGCGCTGGTAAATCCACCACCATCCGCATGTTATGCGGGCTGCTATCCTCCACCTCCGGCACCGCCTCGGTCGGCGGCTACGACATCAATCGCCAACCCGAGCGCGTGCGGGAAAACCTCGGCTACATGTCCCAGAAGTTCAGTCTCTATCGTGATCTCACCGTGGCCGAAAACCTCGCGTTCTTTGGCGGTGTGTACGGACTGGGAAAAACCAAGTTGCGCGACCGCGCCGCCACGGTGGTCGGAATGGCCGGGTTGACCGGGCTGGAAAATCAAGTTACCGGCACCTTATCTGGTGCGTTGCAGCAGCGGCTTTCCCTCGGCTGCGCCATTCTGCACGAGCCGCCCATTTTATTCCTCGACGAACCCACCAGCGGCGTGGACCCCATTTCCCGCCGCCTGTTCTGGGATTTGATCCAGAACATGGCCGCCAATGGCATCACCATCCTCATCACCACGCATTTCCTGGATGAGGCAGAGTTGTGCCAGCGGCTCGGCTTCATCAGCAGCGGACGGCTCATTGCGCTCAATACCCCCTCCGCCATCAAACGCAAAGCGGTGCGGGAAGATTTGTTCGAGGTTTCCCTCGGCGCGCACCATGGCGCCAAGGAGGGCGTGGACGCACTGGAAGGGGTGGTCGCTTCCTCTTGGTTTGGACCGCGCCTGCATGTCTTTTGCCAACCGGGCGTCTGGGATGCCCCGCGCCTGGTGGCCAAGCTGCGGGAACGCGGGGTGGAAGCCCTCGCCGCCGAGCGGTCACCCGTGCGCCTCGAAGATGTGTTTATCCGCCTGGTTCAGCAAAACCAACCGTCCACCGACACACCTTCATGATTTAGCCCGGCCAACACATGCGTCGTTTCCTCGCCATATTTAAAAAGGAATTCCGCCAGATCCGGCGGGACCCGCTCTCGTTGGGGCTGCTCATCCTGGTGCCGGCGCTGCTCCTGATGCTATACGGCTACGCGCTCTCCTTTGATATCAAGCATATCCCGGTCGGCGTGCTTGACCAGGATCG containing:
- a CDS encoding ABC transporter ATP-binding protein, coding for MTLPATTSPVIEVHELTKRFSQFTAVDRVSFTVRRGEIFGFLGPNGAGKSTTIRMLCGLLSSTSGTASVGGYDINRQPERVRENLGYMSQKFSLYRDLTVAENLAFFGGVYGLGKTKLRDRAATVVGMAGLTGLENQVTGTLSGALQQRLSLGCAILHEPPILFLDEPTSGVDPISRRLFWDLIQNMAANGITILITTHFLDEAELCQRLGFISSGRLIALNTPSAIKRKAVREDLFEVSLGAHHGAKEGVDALEGVVASSWFGPRLHVFCQPGVWDAPRLVAKLRERGVEALAAERSPVRLEDVFIRLVQQNQPSTDTPS